From the genome of Streptomyces xanthophaeus:
TCCATATCGCGCGGGAGCGCGGCGTCGTCGATGCCCGCACCTAGTATCTCCGTTCCCGGGCACGATCCGAACAGGAGGGGCGGACAGAGCTGTGGAAATCACTGCCGGTGGACTGCTGGAGGTCCGAATTACCCCGGCTGACGTGGGTAAACGAGTCTCTGTACGACGGGTGGAGGCCGTAGTGAGCGGATCACCCGAGTTCACGGACACGGTCGGGGTTCTCACATCCTGGGACCAGGGTGTGCTGCTGATCACAAAGAAGGACGGACAATCCGTCCGCATCTCGGAATCCTCGCTGGTGGCGGGCAAGATCGTGCCTCCGGCGCCGGCCCGGCGACGGGGTCCCGCGGCCTCCTTCGAGGAGCTCTCGCGGGTCGCCGCGCGGGCCTGGCAGCCGCTGGAGAGCGAGCAGCTGGGCGGGTGGACGCTGCGGGCGGCCGCCGGATTCACCCGGCGGGCCAATTCCGTGCTGCCGCTCGGCGATCCGGGGATACCGCTGGACGAAGCACTCGCGCGAGTGACCTCCTGGTACGCGGAGCGGTCGCTTCCGGCCTACGTGCAGGTCGCGACGGGGGCCGCAGGCACCCAGGAGATGCTCGGCGCGAAGCTGGAGCAGCGCGGCTGGGTGAACGAGGTGTCGGCGGAGGTACGGATCGGGGCGCTGGCGCCGGTCGGCGACGTGGAGGCGCCCGCGGCCGAGGCCGTACGCCTGACCCGGGTCCCGGACGAGGCGTGGCTCGGGCGCTACGGGAAGGTGAGCGACCCGGACCTGGCCCGGCGGATGCTGGTGGAAGGGCCGTCGGTGTGGTTCGCGGCGCTGCCGGACGGCCGGGCCATCGGGCGCTGCGTGGTGGACGGGCGGTGGGCCGGCTTCGCGGCGGTGACCGTGGATCCCGCGCACCGGCGGGAGGGCCTGGCGACGGCGGTGATGGCCGCGCTGGCCCGGCGGGCGCTGGAGGAGGGCGCGTCGGCGGCGTGGCTGCAGGTCGAGACGGACAATCCGGGGGCACTGGCGCTGTACGACGGGCTGGGCTTCGCCACGCACCACATGTACCACCACTTCCGGGCGGCCTCGTGAGTGCGGAGGCCTGGCGGGAGCAGTTCGCGGCCGAGGCCCGGGCGGAGCGGCCCGACCTGGCGCTGCTGTGCCTGCTGCTGGCCACCGAGGGTGATCCGGCGCTGGACGAACGCGCGATGGACGCGGCCCAGATCGAGCTGGACCGGCTGGCCGGGATGCTGCCGTACGGGCTGCGCGGCGGGCGGGCGTGGGCCAACGCGGTGACGGAACTGCTGGGCGGGCGCCTCGGGTTCCACGGCACCCCGGCGGACTACGACCGGCTGTCGTCCTCGCTGCTGCACGAGGTACTGAGGCGGCGGCGCGGGCTGCCGATCCTGCTGTCGGTGGTGTGGCTGGAGGTCGCCCGGCGGGCCGGGGCGCCGGTCTACGGGCTGGGACTGCCGGGGCACTTCGTGGTGGGCTTCGGGGACCCGGAGGAGGGCGTGGTGGTGGACCCGTTCGCGGGCGGCGCCTCTCTGGGCACCGGGCCTGCGGAGCTGGCGTCGGGGCCGCGCGAGCCGGCCCGGACGCTGGACATCGTGCAGCGGATCCTGGCGAACATCCGGGCCTGGGCCGCGGCCCGCCCGGAGCAGTCGGGGGTGGCCCTGTGGGCGGTGGAGCTGTCGCTGCTGCTGCCGTCGCATCCGGCGGCGCTGCGGTACGAGCGGGCGCGGCTGCTGGTGGAGCGGGGCTCCTTCCAGGAGGGGGCGGCCGAGCTCGACGCGTACGCCGGGGTGGTCTCCGCGGTGGACGCCGACGCGGCGGCCCGCATCCACGCCGAAGCCGTCTCGGCCCGCGCCCTCCTGAACTGACCGGCCCCGGCCTCACCTGGGCCACATCCAGCCCCGCCGGCACCATCAGGCTCGCCTGGGCCACATTCAGCCCCGCCGGCACCATCAGGCTCGCCTGGGCCACATTCAGCCCCGCCGGCACCATCAGGCTCGCCTGGGCCACATTCAGCCCCGCCGGCACCATCAGGCTCGCCTGGGCCACATTCAGCCCCGCCGGCGTTTGAGGCGCGGGTCCGGGCGGAGCCCGGTGCCCGGCGGAGCCGGGTTTCCTGGGGCGCCGCCCCAGACCCCGCGCCTCAAACGCCGGCGAGGCTGGACTTGGCCCCGGCGAAGCTGGAATGCGGCCCGCGAGGCTGGGGGCGGCCGGCGAGGCTGGGGGCGGCCGGCGAGGCTGGGGGTGGCCCGCGAGGCTGGGGGTGGCCCGCGAGGCTGGATGGGGCTAGAGCCAGCCTTTTTCGCGGGCTACGCGGACGGCTTCGGCGCGGTTGCGGGCCGCCAGTTTCTGGATCGCCGTCGAGAGGTAGTTGCGGACCGTGCCCTGGGACAGGTGGAGCCGCGCCGCGAGTTCCGCGTTGGTCGCGCCGCTCTCGGCCTCCCGCAGGACCTCCCGTTCGCGGTCCGTCAGCGGGTTCGCGCCCTCCGCGAGGGCGGCCGCGGCCAGGGTGGGGTCGATGACCCGCTCCCCCTGGAGGACCTTGCGTACGGCGGCCGCCAGCTGCGCGGCCGGGGCGTCCTTGACCAGGAAGGCGGAGGCGCCCGCCTCCATCGCGCCGCGGAGGTAGCCGGGGCGGCCGAAGGTGGTCAGGATGACGATCCGCAGGGCGGGGAGTTCGGCGTGCAGGGCGGCCGCCGCCTCGATGCCCGTCATGCCCGGCATCTCGATGTCCAGCAGGGCCACGTTCACGTCGTGCGCGCGGGCCGCCGCCAGCACCTCGTCGCCGCGGGCCACCTGGACCCGTACCTCGATGTCGGGTTCCAGGCCGAGCAGCGCGGCGAGGGCCTCGCGGACCATCGACTGGTCCTCCGCCAGGAGGATGCGGATGGGACGTGAGGTCATGGTCTCGATCCTAGGGGGACTCGGGCGGTGAGGGCGAAGCCGGTCCGGCCGGTGGGGCCCGCCGACAGGGTGCCGCCGAGGGCCTCCAGACGTTCCGTCAGGCCGGTCAGACCGTTGCCGGGGCCGCTCTGGCCGCCGCTCGCGCCGTCGTCCGTGACGGTCAGTTCCAGTACCGGTCCGTCGAGGGTCTGGCTGGTGTCCAGCGTGACCCGGCAGCGCTTCGCGCCGCTGTGCCGCACCACGTTCGTCACGGCTTCGCGCAGGGACCAGGCCAGGGCCGATTCCGCCGCCTCGGGCAGGTCGTCGGCCGGGGGCGCCGGGAGCTCGGCCAGTACGCCCGCCGCGGCCAGGGCCGTGCGCGCGCCGGCGAGTTCGCCGGGGAGGGTGGGCCGCCGGTAGCCGCTCACCGCTTCGCGCACGTCGACCAGCGCCTGCCGGCTGACCTGCTCGATGTCGGCGACCTGCTGGGCGGCCGCCTCCGGCTGCGCGGGCAGCATCCGGCCCGCCAGCTCGCTCTTGAGCGTGATCAGCGACAGCGAGTGCCCCAGCAGGTCGTGCAGGTCCCGGGCCATCCGCAGCCGTTCCTCGTTGGCCGCCAGCTGGGCCACCGTGGCCCGGGCCTCGCGCAGCTCCATCGTGGTGCGGATCATCGCCCGGATCCCGACCATGGCGAAGCCGCCCATGAGGGCCGGGATCAGCAGGCCCGCCAGATAGGCGGTGCCGTCCGGGACCGCGTTCGCCGTGACCGCCAGCAGGGCGGTGGTGCCGAGGACGGTCCAGCGGGAGTACCGGGCCGGCAGCGCGGCGCCGGAGGAGATGGCCACGTAGACGAAGAGCACGAGCCATTCGCGGCCCAGGGCCAGCGAGAGGACCATGGCCTCGGCGCAGAGCACAGCCAGCGAGAACATCACCCGGCGGACCGGCATCGGGTGGGCGGTGCGGAAGACCAGCACCAGGTACCAGGCGACGAAGACCGCGAGGCCCAGGCCGCCGAGCACCCTGGCCCCGGGGCTGTGCCCGCCGCCGGCCAGGTCGGCGACGGGGGCGCTCAGGTAGAAGAGCCAGATGCTGATCCAGAGCATCCTCACCATCTTCTGGTGACGGTTCTCCGGCTCCTTGGCGATCTCGGGGAAGTCCCGGTCCTCACGTTCCTTCGTCAGCGCCACGGGTTCATGCCTTCAGTGAGTCCTTGCGGTACAGCCAGGCGGCCGCACCGGTGAACAGTACGAAGTACACCGCGAGGAGCGCGACGTCCCCGGCCCGGGGCGCGCCGCCGAGCTCGATGGCCTGGCCCAGGCCCGCGTAGGCGTGGGTGGGGAGCCACTCGCAGATGTTCTGGAGCCACTGCGGGAAGTTCGCGGTGGGCATCCACAGGCCTCCGAGGATCGACAGGGCGAAGTAGACGAGCATCGTGATGGGGCGGACGTTGTCCCCGCTGGCCAGGTAGCCGAGGGCGACGCCGAGGGCCGCGAAGACGAGGCTGCCGGCCCAGATCGAGCCGGTGAGGGCGAGCCACTGCCAGGCGTCGAACCGTACGCCCTTCACGGCGGCCGCCACCGCGAAGACGACCAGGATGGCGGGGAGCGAGAGCACTCCGGCGCCCGCCGTCTTGGCGAGGACGTAGCCGCGGCCGGGGAGGGCGGTGAGGCGGAGCTGGCGGACCCAGCCCTTCTCCCGTTCCTTGGCGATGCGTTCGCTGTTGCCCATCAGGACGGCGGTCAGGGCGCCGAAGGAGGCCATGGCGACCATGTAGAAGGCGGGCATGGTCAGTTCGGTGCCCATGACCTTGGTGGTGCCGTCGAGGGTTCCGCCGAGCATCAGGAACAGAGCGGCCGGGTACATGATCGTGAAGAAGAGGTACTTCTTGTTCCGCAGGGCGCGGACGATCTCCAGCTTGATGAGGGCGTTCACGGGGTGGCCTCCTCGGCCTCGGTGAGGGCGATGAAGGCCTGTTCCAGGCCGAGGCCCGCGACCTCCAGATTGCGGGGGTACAGCCCGAGCGCGTACACGGCGTGGACGGTGGCGTCGGCGTCGCGGGACTGGATGCGGACGGTGTCGCCGTGGTGCTCGAAGGCCGTCAGGAAGGGCAGCGCGCGTAGCTGCTCGATGTCGGTGCCGGCGGCGGCGGGCAGGTCGAAGGAGATCTTCCGGGCCCCGGCCCTGGCCTTGATCTCGGCGGCGGTGCCGTCGGCGAGCAGCCGGCCCTTGCTGAGCACCAGGACCCGGTCGGCGATCGCGTCGGCCTCTTCCAGGTAGTGGGTGGCGAAGAGGACCGTGCGGCCCTGGTCGGCCTGTTCCCGCATGGTGGCCCAGAAGGCCTGGCGGGCGGTGACGTCCATGCCGGTGGTCGGCTCGTCGAGCACGATCAGGTCGTTGTCTCCTGCCGTGGCGAGCGCGAAGCGCACGCGCTGCTCCTGGCCGCCGGAGAGCTTGTCGACCCGGCGGTCGGCGATCTTGTCGATGCCGGCCCGGGAGAGCACCTGGCCGACCGGGTGCGGCCGCGGGTGCAGGGCGCATCCGAGGGCGACGATCTCCCGTACGGTCACCTCCTCCATCAGGCCGCCGCTCTGCAGCATCGCGCCGACCCGGCCGGCGGCGACGGCCTCGCGCGGGGTGGTGCCGAAGATCCGGACGGAGCCGGAATCGGCGGGGCGCAGGCCGAGGAGGAGGTCGAGGGTGGAGGACTTGCCGGCGCCGTTGGGGCCGAGGAGCGCGACGGTCTCGCCCGGGTGGAGCGTGAGGGAGAGGCCGTCGACCGCCCGGACCGTGCCGTAGCTCTTGGTCACGTTCTCGAAGCTGACCACGCTGTCGGTGGCGGGCTTCGCGGTGCGTGTCGCGGTCGTCGTCATGGATAGAGATTCGCCCGTACGGGGTCCCGCGCGGCAGTGTCGGGCGTCGTGTGTGCCGGATGACAGATGTCATGCGGCGGACATGACGGTGCCCCCGCCCGGGGTACGGGCGGGGGCACGGTCGGCCGGTCCGGAAGGGATGGGCCGGGCCAGGTCAGGCCTGGCCGTCCTAGTTCGGGTTGGTGTCGACGACCGCGGTGCGTTCGGCGGTGGTCTTGCCGCGCAGCGCCTTGCCGAGGGCGCCGGCGATGTCCTGCGGGGTGACGGCCGTCTTCTCGCCGTTGCCGCGGGTGATCAGGATCCCGTCGAAGGTGTTCCCGTAGGTCGCTTTGAGCGCCTCCAGGTCGAACTTCTCGACCAGGCGGCCGTCGACGGGCTGCATGCTCAGGATCTTGGGCAGGGACCGGGCGCCGAACGCGATCGACTTGGTGCCCACCTTGACCGTGGCGTTCGCGGACATCGCGGGCTCGGCGAACTCCTTCATGGCCCGGTCCAGTTCGGCCTGGCCGATGGCCGGCGCCTTGGTCGTGGTCGGCAGTTCGGCCACGGCCGCCTTGCCGGTGGCGACCTGGTCCTTGAAGGTCTTGGCCACCAGCTGGACGGAGGCGTCGACGTCGAGGGTGGTGCCGGGGGTGCCGGGGACGGCGACGGCCTTGCCGGTGTCGAACTTGATCGTGCCCTCGGTGGCCGTACCGGAGGTGCCCGCGAGCTCCTGCAGCGCGACCTGGAGCTTCTCCTCGTCGGTCGGCATCACGGGGTCGGCGACCCGCTCGTTGCCGAGGAGCGAGCCGATGACCGTGATCGGGTTGTAGTCGCTGCCGGCCGCGTTGCGGACGGTGGTCTGGGCGTCCAGGGTCAGGCCGGCCTTGTCGGGCTTCAGCTCGACCGGCTTGCCGCCGACGCTCAGCTGGATCGGGGCGGCGGCTCGGGTGCCGAAGGCCGTCTGGAGCTTGGAGACGGCCTCGTCGCGGCTGCCGCTGATGTCGACGCCGAGGACGGTGGTGCCCTTGGGGACGTCGGAGTGGTTCAGGAGCAGCCCGGCGCCGTAGGCCACGCCGACGAGGGCGATGAGACCGCCGCCGAGCAGGACCAGCTTGGAGCGGCCCTTCTTGGCGGGCTTTTCGGTGGCCTTGGGCTGCGCGGCCGCGGGGCGGGGTGCGGCCGGGGCGGGGGCCGGTACCGGGGTCGGCAGCGGGCCGTCCAGGTCGGGGCCGGGCCACTGCGGAGCGTCGTCGAAGGCGGCCGCGCCGGCCGGGCCGGCCGGGCCGCCGACGGGGCCGGTGCCGAAGCCGGGGCCTCCGGTGGGTCCGGCGGGGCCGCCGCCGTAGGCCGGGAACGCCTCGGTGACCGGGCCGCCGTCGCCCTGGTCGCCCCCGTACGCGGGGAAGCCCTGGGTCGTCCCGACGCCCGGGCCGCCGGGCATCGGGGCCGTGGGGGCGGGTCCGGCGGCCTGGGCGTAGCCCTGTCCGTAGTCCGAGACGGGCGGCGGCGGGGTGCGCGGCGGCGCGAAGGCGGCGTCCGGTCCGGGCCCCTGCGGGGCCTGGGCGTGCTGCGGCGGGGGGTAGCCCGCGCCCGGCCCGGCCGGCGGCGTGGGCGTCGGAGTCGGCGTCGGGGACGGCGTCCGGGTGGGCAACGGCCGCTGCGCGAGCGGCGGGGCGGCCGCGGCCGGCGGCATCCGGTCCGCGGCGGGGGCCGGTGCGGGTGCCTGGGCGGCCGACTTGCGCGGGGCGAACCAGTTGCTGGTCGCCTCCTCGGGTTCGGCGGCCGGGGCCGGCGCCGGCGCCTGGGCACCGTCCGGCTCCGGGGCGGCCTCGATGCGGGTCGGCTGCGGACCGCGCCGCTGCGCGAGCGGCGGGGCGGCCTGCTCGGGCGCAGGCTCCGGCCCGCTCCGCTCCGCGGTACCGGCCGAGCCGGAGTTGGTGCCCATCGCCTTGCGCACGACCACCGGCGGGATCGGCCGCGAACCGGGGATGTTGATCCGGATCCGGGTCGTCAGGGTGGTCTCGGTCTTGGGCCCGTCGGAATCGGGCGTGGACGGCTTTGAGGTCACAGCGTTCTCCTCCGGAGCGGTCGCCGCAGCGTCCGTGGACGGGTACTGGCCGGTTCCGTACGGCGGTGTACCCGAGGGGTAGGCGGCTCCACCGTGCCCCTTGGGCCCGGAGGACGAACTGTCGGTTTCACGACTCAAGGCAGGTTCTCCCGGTTGGCTCCGCCGCCCGTCATACCGTGCGCGGGCAGCTCGGCGGCCCGTCCACCATACTGGCCGCCGCCCGCAGGCAACTGACTGGCGGGAATCAGGGGTTCCTGATAGGGCCCGTCAAACCCCCCTGAAGCGCCCGGCGGGCCCCCGCGCGCACCTCTCGGCGATCCTCCCTACGCGGTCCGACACCACGTCACTTGGCAGGCCGGGAGACCGAAACCGGCCGATCCAGCGGACCGCGCATCGTGGCACACATCACAGCGAGAACGGTTCCACCCAAAAGGTAGACGTACACGCCGATTCCGGACGAACCGAGGAGGAAGTCCCCCTCGGGGCGCGGAACGCTGAGCATCACGTACGAGAGGAACCAGCCGACCGCGGCGCCGCCCACCCCGAAGCCGGTCCCGAGGGCGATCCGGCCGCCGAGGAACAGCCCGAAGACGGCCAGCAGGGCGAGCAGCAGACCGCCGGGGAACCAGAGGCCGACCACCAGCCAGCCGGCCGCGCCGGTCAGCGCGCCCGCGACCAGCATGCCCAGGCAGCCGGCGATCCGCCCGGCGGTGGCCGTGCCGCTCATGCCTCCACCCCCGCGAAAAGGTCGTGTTCGCGCTCGCCCGCCGGGGCACCCGGCCGGCCCTCGACCAGTTCGTAGTACTCGCGGGTGAAGAGCGGCTGCGCCAGGTCGTTGGAGAGGGCGAAGAAGGGCCCGTCCACGGCGATCTGGGTGGCGTGGGCCCGCATGGCGGCGGACTTCGCCGCCACGAAGGTGTCCTTGGCGTCGATCTCGGCGGTGATCCGCTCGTCGGCGACGACCCCCGGCACGTCCCCGGGCGAGCCCACCGCAGGGAAGGGCATCTCGCCCCCGGCGGCGCGCAGCCGGGCGAAGCCCTCCTCGACCACCGAGCGCGGGACGCGGTTCCAGTAGATCTTCCCGACCCTGTGGGGCGCGCCGAGGTCACGCCGGTACGCGGTCTCCGCGGCCAGTTCGGCGGCGCGCATGGCGACCCGGTGGGCCTGGATGTGGTCGGGGTGCCCGTATCCGCCGTCCGGGTCGTAGGTGACGAGCACCTGCGGCCGCAGCTCCCGGATGATCTCCACCAGGTATGCGGCGGCCTCGTCCACGTCGGCGGACCAGAAGGCCTCCGGCCGGTGGTTCTGCGGGGCGCCCATCATCCCGGAGTCCCGGAAGCGGCCGGGGCCGCCGAGGAACCGGTGGTCGTGGACGCCCAGTTCCGCCATGGCCGCGGCGAGCTCGCCGACGCGGTGGGCGCCGAGGGTGTCGTCGCGGTCGGCCGCCAGGTGGGCGAGCCCGGGCGGGATGACCTCACCCTCCTCGCCCAGGGTGCAGGTCACCAACGCGACGTGGGCGCCCTCGGCCGCGTACTTGGCCATGGTGACGCCGTTGTTGATCGACTCGTCGTCGGGGTGCGCGTGCACGAGGAGCAGACGACGGGCGGGAAGACCGTTCATGGGGCCTAGCCTACGAGGTGGGGCCTAGGGGGTGTCTTGTCGATCGGGCCGGATCCGCGAGCCCGGCCTGACCGGCAGGACACCCCCTAGAACTTGAGGCCACTGATCATGCTCGCCACGTTCGAGGTGAGCTGGCTGAGGGTCGGGGCGATGGTGGAACTCGCCAGGTAGAAGCCGAGCAGTACGCAGACCACCGCATGTCCCGCCTTCAGGCCCGCCCTTCGGACCAGCAGGAAGACGATGATCGCCAGCAGCACCACGGCGGAGATCGAGAGTGCCACGGCGTTTCACCTCCACGTCGAGCGGACATCGGTACGCGTATTCGTGCTCAGCAGGAGTCATACCCACCGTGCGCTACGGATCATAACTATCCGTACCAGCGCATCGATCGAAATCCGGCAGCACGAGGGGCGCATGCCGCGCATGAGTGGGGTCACGGGGAGGCCGGCCGGCGAGGCTGTACGCCTCCCCGGCCGGCTGTCGGCACCCGCACGGCCGCACGGCATCCAGGTTGCATGCCCCAGATCTCGGGGCAGAAACGGTCAAGTTGCCCCCACGTAAACGGAGTTGCCGGGGGGGGCCGCCGTTTCCCCACCCGGCGCGCAGCGGTGGCCGGAAATGATCGGTCGGCGGCTACTCCTTCGTCAGCGGATCCGCCGGCGGCGGGGGCGGAGGCGGCGGGGGCTGCTGGTCCGACGGCGGGACCACCTGCTTCTCCGCCGCGAAGTGGCAGGCCGACGGGTGCGCCGCCGGGCCCGAGGGGAAGACCTGCGGGACCGCGAGCAGCGGGACCTCCGCCGTGCAGCGGGGCTCGGCCTTCCAGCAGCGGGTGCGGAAGGGGCAGCCCGAGGGCGGGTTGGCCGGGGACGGGACGTCACCGCTGAGGATGATCCGCTCGCGGTGGGCGCGGGCCTCAGGGTCCGGGACCGGGACGGCCGAGAGCAGCGCCTGGGTGTACGGGTGGGTCGGATGGTCGTAGATCTGGCTGTCGGTGCCGATCTCGACGATCCGGCCCAGGTACATGACGCCGACCCGGTCGGAGATGTGCCGGACGATCGAGAGGTCGTGCGCGATGAAGACGTAGGACAGGTCGAAGTCGCTCTGCAGCCGGTCCAGCAGGTTGATCACCTGGGCCTGGACGGAGACGTCCAGCGCCGAGACGGGCTCGTCGGCGACGATGATCTCGGGCTGCAGGGCAAGGCCGCGGGCGATGCCGATGCGCTGGCGCTGCCCGCCGGAGAACTGGTGCGGGTACCGGTTGATGTACTCCGGGTTCAGGCCCACGACATCGAGCAGCTCCTGGACCTTCTGCCGGCGCGAGCCCTTGGGAGCCACCTCGGGGTGGATCTCGTACGGCTCCCCGATGATGTCGCCGACCGTCATGCGCGGGTTCAGCGACGTGTACGGGTCCTGGAAGACCATCTGGATGTTGCGGCGCACGGCCTTCAGCGCGCGCCCCGACAGCTTGGTGATGTCCTCGCCCTTGTACGAGATCGCGCCCGCCGTCGGCCGCTCCAGATTGACCAGCATCTTGGCCACGGTGGACTTCCCGCAGCCGGACTCGCCCACGATGCCGAGCGTCTCACCGGCGCGCAGGCCGAAGGAGACCCCGTCGACCGCCTTGACCGCGCCGATCTGCTTGCGGAAGACGATGCCCCTGGTCAGCGGGTAGTGCTTGACCAGGTCCTTCACTTCAAGCAGGGACTCAGCCATGGAGGCACTCCTTCCAGAAGTGGCAGGCGCTCGTGCGTTCCACCGGGGACTCGGTCACCCGGTACAGCGGCGGGACGTCGGTGCGGCACACCGCCTGCGCCATCGGGCAGCGCGGGTTGAAGGCGCAGCCGGGCGGGATGGCCACCAGGTTCGGCGGCAGGCCCTTGATGGCGTACAGCTCCTGGCCCTTCTGGTCCAGGCGCGGGATGGAGTCCAGCAGGCCCCGCGTGTACGGGTGCGCGGGTGCCTTGTAGATGTCGTGGACCGGAGCCGCCTCGACGATCCGGCCCGCGTACATGACCGCGATCTTGTCGGCCACGTCCGCGACCACGCCCAGGTCGTGGGTGATCAGGATGAGGCCCATGTTCAGCTCGCGCTGGAGCTCGGCGAGCAGGTCCATCACCTGGGCCTGGACGGTGACGTCCAGGGCCGTCGTCGGCTCGTCCGCGATGATCAGCGAGGGCTCCAGGGCCAGCGCCATCGCGATCATGATGCGCTGGCGCATGCCGCCCGAGAACTGGTGCGGGTAGTCCCCCACCCGCTCCCTCGCCGCCGGGATCCTGACCCGGTCCATCAGCTCGACGGCCTTGCCCTTGGCGTCCTTGCGGGACATCCCGCGGTGCACCTCGTACATCTCGGCGAGCTGCGCGCCCACGCTCAGGACCGGGTTGAGGGAGGAGAGCGCGTCCTGGAAGATCATCGCCATCTCGGCGCCGCGGATCTTGCGCCGCTCCTCCTCCTTCATCTTGAGGAGGTCCTTGCCCTTGAAGAGGATCTCGCCGCCCGCGATCCGGCCGGGCGGCACGTCGAGGATGCCCATCACGGCCTGGGCGGTGACCGACTTGCCGGAGCCCGACTCGCCGAGCACGGCGAGCGTCTCGCCCTCGGCCACCGAGTAGTTGACGCCGTTGACGGCCTTGGCGACTCCGTCTCGCGTCTTGAATTCCACGTGCAGGTCGCGGACTTCGAGCAGCATGTGCGGGGCTCCTCAGCGCAGCTTGGGGTCGAGGGCGTCGCGCACCGCGTCGCCGAGCATGATGAAGGCGAGCACGGTCAGGCTCAGCGCGCCGGCCGGCCAGAGCAGCATGTGCGGGGCGTTGCGGATCTGCGAGGCCGCGTTGGAGATGTCGATGCCCCAGGAGACGGTGGGCGGGCGCAGGCCGACGCCGAGGAAGGACAGGGTGGCCTCCAGGGCGATGTAGGTGCCGAGCGCGATGGTGGCGACGACGATGACCGGGGCGATGGCGTTGGGCGCCACGTGCCGGAGCATCATCCGGCCGTTGCCGGCGCCGAGGGCCCGGGCCGCCTGGACGTAGTCGTTCTGTTTGGCGGTGATGACGGAGCCGCGGCCGATGCGGGCGATCTGCGGCCAGCCGAGGAGCACGATGAAGCCGACCACCGGCCAGACGGTGGTGCTGGTGACCACGGACAGGAACACCAGGCCGCCGAGGACGACGGGGATGCCGAAGAAGATGTCGGCGACCCGCGAGAGCAGCGCGTCGCCCCAGCCGCCGAAGAACCCGGCGAGCCCGCCGAGCAGCGAACCGAGCAGGGCGGCGCCGAGGGTGGCGCAGACGCCCACGGTGATGGAGGCGCGGGCCCCGTAGACGGTACGGGTGTACACGTCGCAGCCCTGGGTGTCGTAGCCGAAGGGATGGCCCGGGGAGGAGCCCTGCTGCGACTTGGACAGGTCGCACTGCAGTGGGTCGCCGCTCGCGATGAGCTGCGGCCAGATCGAGATGATCACGAGGAAGAGGATCATCAGCGAGGAGATGACGAAGACGGGGTTGCGGCGCAGCTGGTGCCAGGCGTCGGACCACAGCGAGCGGGGCTTCTCGCCGGGGCCGGTCCCGCCCGGCGGGCCGTCCTTCTCGATGCCCTCGACGCTCTCGGCCTCCTGCAGGGCCAGATCCATGGGTCCCCCCTGGCCGGTCGGGGAGACCGCCTCGTGCGGACGCGGACCGACGGGATCGTAGCCGCCGGGCCCTTCGGGACGCTCGGGGTCAGG
Proteins encoded in this window:
- a CDS encoding ABC transporter ATP-binding protein gives rise to the protein MAESLLEVKDLVKHYPLTRGIVFRKQIGAVKAVDGVSFGLRAGETLGIVGESGCGKSTVAKMLVNLERPTAGAISYKGEDITKLSGRALKAVRRNIQMVFQDPYTSLNPRMTVGDIIGEPYEIHPEVAPKGSRRQKVQELLDVVGLNPEYINRYPHQFSGGQRQRIGIARGLALQPEIIVADEPVSALDVSVQAQVINLLDRLQSDFDLSYVFIAHDLSIVRHISDRVGVMYLGRIVEIGTDSQIYDHPTHPYTQALLSAVPVPDPEARAHRERIILSGDVPSPANPPSGCPFRTRCWKAEPRCTAEVPLLAVPQVFPSGPAAHPSACHFAAEKQVVPPSDQQPPPPPPPPPADPLTKE
- a CDS encoding ABC transporter permease, which translates into the protein MPDPERPEGPGGYDPVGPRPHEAVSPTGQGGPMDLALQEAESVEGIEKDGPPGGTGPGEKPRSLWSDAWHQLRRNPVFVISSLMILFLVIISIWPQLIASGDPLQCDLSKSQQGSSPGHPFGYDTQGCDVYTRTVYGARASITVGVCATLGAALLGSLLGGLAGFFGGWGDALLSRVADIFFGIPVVLGGLVFLSVVTSTTVWPVVGFIVLLGWPQIARIGRGSVITAKQNDYVQAARALGAGNGRMMLRHVAPNAIAPVIVVATIALGTYIALEATLSFLGVGLRPPTVSWGIDISNAASQIRNAPHMLLWPAGALSLTVLAFIMLGDAVRDALDPKLR
- a CDS encoding ABC transporter ATP-binding protein, with the translated sequence MLLEVRDLHVEFKTRDGVAKAVNGVNYSVAEGETLAVLGESGSGKSVTAQAVMGILDVPPGRIAGGEILFKGKDLLKMKEEERRKIRGAEMAMIFQDALSSLNPVLSVGAQLAEMYEVHRGMSRKDAKGKAVELMDRVRIPAARERVGDYPHQFSGGMRQRIMIAMALALEPSLIIADEPTTALDVTVQAQVMDLLAELQRELNMGLILITHDLGVVADVADKIAVMYAGRIVEAAPVHDIYKAPAHPYTRGLLDSIPRLDQKGQELYAIKGLPPNLVAIPPGCAFNPRCPMAQAVCRTDVPPLYRVTESPVERTSACHFWKECLHG